In Dyadobacter subterraneus, a single genomic region encodes these proteins:
- a CDS encoding response regulator transcription factor, with protein MLPLPMNNPETTASSIIILDTHPLFRKGLARLLKENFPQTLLSEAKNLQEIGQSLPEIEMAVFIIVINSDFEEDGTNPVAEIKRRYPLASIILYAEELKPELIISYFKSGIKGYLFKHENLTELIDCIQVVNQGNRYINAEYKEVLLSYLIENYKSSRKQDLLTPRQNEVARYLIQGLTTSAIAEATGLHISTISTFKTAIFTKLGVDNVLRLKQVFETDQN; from the coding sequence GCTACCTTTACCCATGAACAATCCTGAAACGACTGCTTCCTCTATTATCATCCTGGACACACATCCTCTTTTTCGTAAGGGATTGGCAAGACTGCTCAAAGAAAATTTTCCACAGACGCTTCTGAGCGAAGCCAAAAATCTCCAAGAGATCGGTCAATCACTGCCGGAAATAGAAATGGCGGTTTTCATTATTGTAATCAATTCTGATTTTGAAGAAGATGGCACAAATCCTGTTGCAGAAATAAAAAGACGATACCCGCTGGCTTCGATCATCCTGTACGCCGAGGAACTCAAACCTGAACTTATAATTTCCTATTTCAAATCCGGTATAAAAGGTTACTTATTCAAACATGAAAACCTGACAGAGCTCATTGACTGTATCCAGGTCGTAAACCAGGGAAATCGTTATATCAATGCGGAATATAAAGAAGTCTTGCTCTCATACCTGATTGAAAACTATAAATCCAGCAGGAAGCAGGATCTTCTCACGCCCCGTCAGAACGAAGTTGCCCGGTATCTGATACAGGGCTTGACCACTAGTGCAATCGCAGAAGCAACAGGACTTCACATATCTACGATCAGCACTTTCAAAACCGCTATCTTTACAAAACTCGGCGTTGATAATGTTTTAAGGCTTAAACAAGTCTTTGAAACAGACCAGAATTAA
- a CDS encoding SDR family NAD(P)-dependent oxidoreductase — MNESILITGANAGLGKEVARQLALKKETKKVFLFCRNQVKAEAAKKYLEVQTGQKIFEIIIGDVADVDSVRRAVEKIKEPIDAIILNAGGMVGKMAGKMTPSGMNELAAANILGHVILVEELIKHDKLKKAVLYPSAEAILGVKMLGMKPVAMKTSSVDEFAGVLDGSYFGNKFDAVQAYGYVKYAATMWMLSMARRYPDLKFVVMSPGNTKGTLAPDNLPPAMKFLLKYFMMPVVFPVIGGMVHSLEVGAKRFVDGISDEQYKSGVFYASKEGKLSGDVVDQSTFYTDLKNTTFQDNADKAIHRFIK; from the coding sequence ATGAACGAAAGTATATTAATAACCGGAGCAAATGCAGGGCTTGGGAAAGAGGTTGCCCGCCAGTTAGCATTGAAAAAAGAAACAAAAAAGGTATTTCTTTTCTGCAGAAACCAAGTGAAAGCCGAGGCAGCAAAAAAATACCTTGAGGTGCAAACGGGCCAAAAGATTTTTGAGATTATTATTGGGGATGTTGCAGATGTCGATTCTGTAAGAAGAGCGGTAGAAAAAATAAAGGAACCTATTGACGCCATAATTTTAAATGCAGGCGGAATGGTTGGGAAAATGGCTGGAAAAATGACCCCTTCTGGTATGAATGAATTAGCTGCTGCGAATATTTTAGGTCATGTGATCTTAGTGGAGGAATTAATTAAACATGATAAGTTAAAAAAAGCAGTATTGTATCCAAGTGCAGAAGCAATACTGGGAGTAAAGATGCTCGGAATGAAACCGGTTGCCATGAAGACTTCTTCAGTAGATGAGTTTGCCGGTGTTCTTGATGGATCATATTTTGGTAATAAATTCGATGCGGTGCAAGCATACGGATACGTTAAATATGCTGCAACCATGTGGATGTTATCAATGGCAAGGAGATATCCTGACCTCAAATTTGTTGTTATGAGTCCAGGGAACACAAAAGGAACTTTGGCACCGGATAATTTGCCCCCGGCAATGAAATTTTTGTTGAAGTATTTTATGATGCCTGTTGTATTTCCAGTGATAGGAGGAATGGTGCATTCGTTAGAAGTAGGTGCAAAACGCTTTGTAGATGGTATTTCGGATGAGCAATATAAAAGTGGCGTTTTTTATGCAAGTAAAGAGGGTAAGTTATCAGGGGACGTGGTTGACCAGAGCACTTTTTATACTGATTTGAAAAATACTACATTTCAAGATAACGCTGATAAAGCAATTCACCGTTTTATAAAATAG
- a CDS encoding helix-turn-helix domain-containing protein: MLKLKLKELILLLLQTDNAENIITLFSHLFNPRQAGLFEVVEAHLYSSISIAELASLTGRSLSTFKRDFETQFSDTPANFIKEKKLEKALELLQSTKLSVSEICYEVSFQDTSHFTKTFKQKYNQSPSEYRKQ, encoded by the coding sequence TTGCTTAAATTAAAATTAAAAGAACTCATCCTTTTACTTCTTCAAACAGACAATGCTGAAAATATAATTACATTATTCTCTCATTTATTTAATCCAAGACAAGCAGGTTTGTTTGAAGTAGTAGAGGCACATTTATACTCATCTATTTCTATAGCCGAGTTAGCCAGTTTGACTGGACGGAGCCTTTCAACATTTAAGAGAGATTTTGAAACACAGTTTAGTGATACACCGGCAAATTTCATAAAAGAAAAGAAGTTGGAAAAGGCTCTTGAGCTACTACAATCAACCAAATTATCTGTATCTGAAATTTGTTATGAAGTTAGTTTTCAGGATACTTCACATTTCACAAAGACCTTCAAACAAAAGTATAATCAATCGCCTTCTGAGTATCGTAAGCAATAA
- a CDS encoding NmrA family NAD(P)-binding protein: MNHIQKPVILVAGGAGLQGGAVIKALLAKGDFAIRAIVRNKNSEAAKALAAQNIELFETTFDELEGLSKAARGATGVFSVQMGTHPGNKGEETRHANNLVAAARAAGVRQFVHTSVARAGEHENFVDWDKGRWEPLYWLEKSAAIDAVKAAGFPYWTILKPPFLMENLLPPGMQACSLPWPMESSSHRSRRNPN, translated from the coding sequence ATGAATCATATTCAAAAACCAGTAATCCTAGTTGCTGGTGGCGCGGGCCTCCAGGGAGGTGCCGTCATTAAGGCCTTACTAGCAAAAGGTGATTTCGCCATACGGGCGATTGTACGGAATAAAAACAGCGAGGCAGCCAAGGCTCTGGCGGCTCAAAATATCGAACTATTCGAAACTACCTTCGATGAACTGGAAGGTTTGAGCAAGGCGGCGCGAGGGGCGACCGGTGTCTTCTCTGTGCAAATGGGTACTCACCCTGGCAATAAGGGAGAGGAAACGCGTCATGCCAATAATTTAGTAGCGGCTGCAAGGGCGGCGGGTGTCCGGCAATTCGTACATACGTCGGTGGCGCGGGCTGGGGAGCATGAAAATTTTGTGGACTGGGACAAAGGCCGCTGGGAGCCGTTGTATTGGCTGGAAAAATCTGCTGCTATTGACGCGGTTAAAGCTGCGGGCTTCCCGTACTGGACCATTTTGAAACCGCCGTTTTTAATGGAGAATTTGCTTCCCCCAGGGATGCAGGCATGTTCCCTACCATGGCCAATGGAAAGTTCATCACACCGGTCGCGACGGAACCCAAATTGA
- a CDS encoding winged helix-turn-helix transcriptional regulator, translating into MPDIPPDKDTVAQQIRHLQDTLYVVSGKWKLPILVAIHEGNSRFREIQRSVHGITTKVLSTELKALEQNKLVVRRVYDTSPPTVEYTTSSYCDTLQNMVLEMIAWGKKHRDRIRED; encoded by the coding sequence ATGCCAGATATACCTCCAGATAAAGACACCGTTGCGCAGCAAATACGCCACCTTCAGGATACCTTGTACGTGGTAAGTGGGAAGTGGAAATTACCTATCCTAGTGGCCATACACGAAGGCAATAGTCGCTTTCGCGAAATTCAGCGGAGCGTGCATGGTATCACCACCAAGGTCTTATCCACAGAGCTCAAAGCCCTGGAACAAAACAAGCTGGTGGTGCGGCGGGTGTATGACACATCGCCGCCCACCGTGGAGTACACGACTTCCTCGTATTGCGATACCTTGCAGAATATGGTGCTGGAAATGATTGCCTGGGGTAAAAAACACCGTGACCGGATTCGGGAAGACTAA
- a CDS encoding vWA domain-containing protein — translation MNWNYPFESTEYFFIFFFIVAYVSFIYRTIRVARQLNTTARTLILKLFLRTIYFALLIVSLLGPSFGEADQAIQSKGKDIYVLVDLSKSMDATDVTPTRLEKVKFEINHFVQNQHSNRIGLIVFSNEAFVQVPLTYDAAALELFIQSLQTELLPTSGTNICGATELAYKKLVDGNDRSGRSKMIVIFTDGENKGDCYRSLYNNIRRFGVGIYVAAVGTKNGSSIPSGGKPLKDEKDNLVISKLDDDFLQTLAASTKGAYYELNNEKNEINRMISDINNADGTLVDTRTVTVVSNKYYYFLGAALFLLILDVLITIGTFRL, via the coding sequence ATGAACTGGAATTACCCCTTTGAAAGTACCGAATATTTTTTTATATTTTTCTTCATTGTTGCATACGTTTCCTTTATTTACCGTACCATCCGGGTGGCCCGGCAGCTTAATACCACGGCCAGAACTTTAATTTTAAAGCTTTTTTTACGAACCATTTATTTTGCCTTATTAATTGTCAGCCTGCTCGGTCCGTCTTTTGGTGAAGCTGATCAGGCCATTCAGTCAAAAGGAAAGGATATTTACGTACTTGTTGATCTGTCAAAATCTATGGATGCGACGGACGTTACCCCCACCAGACTGGAAAAAGTAAAATTTGAGATTAACCATTTTGTCCAGAATCAGCATTCAAATCGGATTGGTTTGATCGTTTTTTCCAATGAAGCATTCGTTCAGGTTCCGCTTACTTATGATGCCGCCGCACTTGAACTTTTTATTCAGAGTTTGCAAACAGAACTTTTGCCAACCAGCGGGACAAACATTTGCGGCGCTACGGAGTTGGCCTATAAAAAACTTGTTGACGGGAATGACCGCTCAGGCCGCTCTAAAATGATTGTCATATTTACAGACGGTGAAAATAAAGGCGATTGTTACCGATCATTATATAACAACATACGGCGGTTTGGCGTCGGAATATATGTTGCGGCTGTGGGAACGAAAAATGGCAGCAGCATTCCATCCGGAGGAAAACCTTTGAAAGATGAAAAGGACAATCTGGTCATCAGCAAACTTGACGACGATTTTTTACAAACTCTGGCAGCCAGTACAAAAGGGGCATACTACGAATTGAATAATGAAAAAAACGAGATAAACCGGATGATCAGCGATATTAATAATGCAGACGGAACGCTTGTTGACACCAGAACAGTAACTGTGGTCAGTAATAAATATTATTATTTCCTGGGTGCTGCGCTGTTTTTATTAATCCTTGATGTGTTAATTACTATCGGAACTTTCCGACTCTGA
- a CDS encoding tetratricopeptide repeat protein, which produces MNALLLYLLLLLWDNRTFDAITKTNERKIGAEMAFKKKQFVNASKLYHQITYGSVFSDPAARLNMAHSYYQAGQLKDALYQYKLLDHVKDKTIASVANCQVALILVSKKDTAGALERLKTSLRLEPRNTVARSNYIILKTHFSGIEQPSQSSQDNRMAKNEASTNKPTPSKPEAKPEGFEQEEAAKREQLLRSLKSMNMSEEQARLILDAMKSNESQYIYQLRRKQYAKKSERNETIEW; this is translated from the coding sequence ATGAACGCCTTATTATTGTACTTACTGCTTTTGCTATGGGACAACCGGACGTTCGACGCTATTACAAAAACGAATGAAAGGAAGATTGGTGCTGAAATGGCTTTTAAGAAAAAGCAGTTTGTCAATGCCTCTAAACTATATCATCAGATCACTTACGGCTCCGTTTTTTCTGATCCGGCAGCGAGGTTGAACATGGCCCACTCCTATTATCAGGCCGGCCAGCTAAAAGATGCATTATATCAATACAAACTTCTGGATCATGTAAAAGATAAAACGATTGCTTCGGTGGCCAACTGTCAGGTGGCACTTATTCTTGTTTCAAAAAAAGATACGGCTGGCGCACTGGAACGATTAAAAACTTCCTTACGCCTTGAACCCAGAAATACCGTTGCCAGGTCAAATTATATTATTTTAAAAACACATTTTTCAGGAATAGAACAACCTTCGCAGTCGAGCCAGGACAATAGAATGGCGAAAAACGAAGCGAGTACAAATAAGCCAACTCCGTCAAAACCAGAGGCAAAACCGGAAGGTTTTGAACAGGAGGAAGCTGCAAAACGTGAACAATTATTACGCAGTCTGAAATCCATGAATATGTCGGAAGAGCAGGCCCGTCTTATTTTGGATGCGATGAAATCAAACGAATCCCAATATATTTACCAACTCAGACGAAAGCAGTACGCCAAGAAGTCTGAGCGAAATGAAACAATAGAATGGTAA
- a CDS encoding phosphoribosylaminoimidazolesuccinocarboxamide synthase has protein sequence MNSIPETNFQFPNQTGFYKGKVRDVYSFEDKLVMVATDRISAFDVILPKAIPYKGQVLNQIAAHFLLATADIVPNWLQEVPDPNVSLGIKCEAFPVEMVVRGYLAGHAWREYSAGKREVCGVSLPDGLKENDKLPAPIITPTTKAHEGHDEDISREQILSQGLVSQDNYEHLERYTLALFNRGTEMAADQGLILVDTKYEFGELNGTIYLIDEIHTPDSSRYFYKDSYEENQRLNLPQKQLSKEFVREWLIQNGFQGKEGQTVPAMEEDWIRQISERYIELFEKVSGKKFQKNNLDNPLQRIEKAILRALA, from the coding sequence ATGAACAGCATACCAGAAACTAATTTTCAATTCCCAAATCAAACCGGTTTTTACAAAGGAAAAGTACGTGATGTATACTCTTTTGAAGACAAACTGGTTATGGTTGCCACCGACAGAATTTCGGCTTTTGACGTTATTTTGCCAAAAGCAATTCCTTATAAAGGCCAGGTTTTAAATCAGATTGCAGCACACTTTTTATTGGCTACGGCGGATATTGTCCCAAACTGGTTACAAGAAGTTCCGGATCCGAATGTAAGTTTGGGTATTAAATGTGAAGCTTTTCCTGTTGAAATGGTGGTTCGTGGTTATCTGGCTGGACATGCATGGAGAGAATATTCAGCAGGGAAAAGAGAGGTTTGCGGAGTTTCTTTACCTGACGGATTGAAAGAAAACGATAAATTGCCTGCGCCAATCATTACACCGACCACCAAAGCACACGAAGGCCATGATGAAGATATTTCTCGTGAGCAAATTTTAAGTCAGGGACTGGTATCGCAGGATAATTACGAACACCTGGAACGCTACACCTTGGCACTATTTAACCGTGGCACGGAAATGGCTGCTGACCAGGGACTTATTCTTGTGGATACGAAATATGAATTTGGAGAATTGAATGGCACGATTTATTTAATAGACGAAATCCATACGCCGGATTCCTCACGTTATTTCTACAAGGATTCTTATGAGGAAAACCAAAGATTGAACCTGCCTCAGAAACAATTGTCGAAAGAATTTGTAAGAGAATGGCTTATTCAGAATGGTTTTCAGGGAAAAGAAGGACAAACCGTTCCTGCCATGGAAGAGGATTGGATCCGGCAAATCTCTGAAAGGTACATTGAGCTTTTTGAAAAAGTATCTGGCAAAAAATTTCAGAAAAATAACTTAGACAATCCATTGCAACGCATAGAAAAAGCCATACTTAGAGCATTGGCCTAG
- a CDS encoding anti-anti-sigma factor, with protein MNHSLQKKEQYAYIDLEETAFANEVPAAFEEKSRELFREGFNNLIVNMQVTKSVDASGTAVLKKVNWLCKNDLGMLVIVTKDDDFIDLLESLKIPDLNILPTQEEAIDAVFMNNLENEFGAGDDDYDAEDYDNVSESSEP; from the coding sequence ATGAATCACAGCCTACAAAAAAAAGAACAATACGCCTACATCGACCTTGAAGAAACGGCGTTTGCTAATGAAGTTCCAGCCGCATTTGAGGAAAAATCCCGTGAGCTTTTTCGCGAGGGATTTAATAACCTGATTGTCAATATGCAGGTCACAAAATCCGTTGATGCCAGTGGAACTGCGGTATTGAAAAAAGTAAACTGGTTATGCAAGAATGACCTGGGTATGTTGGTAATCGTTACCAAAGACGACGATTTTATTGACTTACTTGAATCTCTAAAAATTCCTGATTTGAATATACTTCCCACGCAGGAAGAAGCAATTGACGCCGTTTTTATGAATAATCTTGAAAACGAATTCGGTGCGGGAGATGACGATTATGATGCCGAAGATTATGACAACGTAAGTGAATCAAGCGAGCCCTGA
- the gltB gene encoding glutamate synthase large subunit yields the protein MSQMSEPMVEQQGLYRPEFEHDACGIGFRANIKGRKSHQIVADAIHMLERMEHRGATGFDPNTGDGAGILIQIPHEYFVEECSKIGFQLPPAGEYGVGMIFFPNDETVREECRDIVNRKLKRLGLTLMGYRKVPTLNNTLGEGSLSVEPYVEQVFIKRPDDVTEDIAFERKLYILRQVSARLIQDTVKGAKGSFYYSSLSCRTISYKGQLTTAQLKYYFPDLENESVVSALAVVHSRFATNTFPKWELAQPFRYIAHNGEINTVKGNVNWIRAGEKAFQSEYFSKEEMDMILPICDRGQSDSANLDNAIELLHLSGRSLPHVMMMLVPEAWDGNDQMDAERKAFYEYHAAIMEPWDGPASISFTDGKMVGATLDRNGLRPSRYWVLDDDTIIMASEAGVLEVDQAKVVTKGRLQPGRMFIVDMEQGRIIPDEEIKAQICSAQPYQEWLNENKLRVEDLDQPIRTYRQYEDSSLLKRQMAFGFTSEDLRMILAPMAQSGLEAIGSMGTDVPLAVLSEQSQHMSSYFKQLFAQVTNPPIDSIRERAIMSLISFVGSTENILTETPQHCRQIELPHPVLTVTEFDKLRFIDKNHFQAKTINIYFRADEGGKALERALARICRYAVEAIEDGFEIIILSDRAIDSDHAPIPTLLATAAIHHHLIREGLRGKVGLLVEAGDVWETHHFATLIGYGAAGVCPYMAFETLSFMNRKNMIDGEFTDDKLYYNYIKAVNKELLKIFSKMGISTLQSYQGAQIFECVGMNKDVVDRFFTGTISRISGMGIAEIAREVLVRHKVAYHESPNMTPRLEVGGFYQWKQRGEAHIFNPQTVHLLQHSTKNNSYAEFKKYSKLIDDQTHKALTLRGLLRFKKGTPIPIEEVEPVENIFKRFATGAMSFGSISWEAHTTLAIAMNRIGGKSNSGEGGEDELRYKNLANGDSMNSQIKQVASGRFGVTSHYLSNAGELQIKTAQGAKPGEGGQLPGHKVDDWIGRTRHSTPGVGLISPPPHHDIYSIEDLAQLIFDLKNANRAARISVKLVSEAGVGTVAAGVAKAHADHILISGYDGGTGASPLSSIRHAGLPWELGLAETHQTLVKNKLRGRVTVQADGQLRTGKDLAIAAMLGAEEWGVATAALVAAGCIMMRKCHLNTCPVGVATQNKELRALFSGKPEHVVNMFTFMAQELREIMAQLGFRTVNEMVGQVQYLEPRNDLKHWKYKNLNFDAILFKDSDLSVAQYKQEDQDHGISEIIDLKLIDAAKAALENSEEVYGEFPINNLNRAVGTMLSNEISKVHGGTGLPKGSIHFRFRGTAGQSFGAFNTAGIRLELEGDANDYFGKGLCGAELIVYPDRDSKFKPEENIIIGNVAFYGATSGEAYIRGTAGERFCVRNSGAKVVVEGLGDHGLEYMTGGLAVILGSTGRNFAAGMSGGVAYVLDRAGDFREKVNFEMVAVDAINEEDQLILRDSLEKHFQYTTSNVAFQLLQNWEESIGLFVKVLPNDFKKALDGRGITLAQQIADKNVVYQDIVVDVDHL from the coding sequence ATGTCGCAAATGTCAGAACCAATGGTAGAACAACAGGGGCTTTATCGCCCGGAATTTGAACATGATGCATGTGGGATAGGTTTCCGTGCCAACATTAAGGGTCGTAAGTCACATCAAATTGTGGCGGACGCAATTCACATGCTGGAAAGAATGGAGCATCGGGGTGCTACCGGTTTTGATCCAAACACCGGTGATGGCGCCGGTATCCTGATACAGATTCCCCACGAGTATTTTGTAGAAGAATGCTCAAAAATCGGTTTCCAATTACCTCCTGCGGGTGAGTATGGTGTAGGTATGATCTTTTTTCCAAATGACGAGACTGTCAGGGAAGAATGCAGGGATATTGTCAACCGAAAGTTAAAACGATTGGGCTTAACCCTGATGGGTTACAGAAAAGTGCCGACACTAAACAACACGCTTGGTGAAGGATCTTTGTCTGTGGAGCCTTATGTAGAACAGGTTTTCATCAAACGTCCGGACGATGTTACTGAAGATATCGCTTTCGAACGCAAACTTTATATACTTCGCCAGGTTTCGGCACGTCTGATTCAGGATACGGTAAAAGGAGCAAAAGGAAGCTTCTATTATTCTTCTTTATCATGCCGCACGATTTCGTACAAAGGTCAGCTGACAACTGCTCAGTTGAAATATTATTTCCCGGATCTTGAAAATGAGTCAGTGGTTTCAGCGCTTGCTGTTGTTCACTCTCGTTTTGCAACCAATACTTTCCCGAAATGGGAATTGGCACAGCCTTTCCGTTACATAGCCCATAATGGTGAAATTAACACCGTAAAAGGAAATGTGAACTGGATCCGTGCCGGCGAAAAAGCTTTTCAGTCGGAATATTTCAGCAAAGAGGAAATGGATATGATCCTTCCTATTTGTGACCGTGGACAATCCGATTCTGCAAATCTTGACAACGCTATTGAATTGCTTCACCTTTCAGGCCGCTCGCTTCCTCATGTAATGATGATGCTGGTGCCTGAGGCCTGGGATGGCAATGACCAGATGGATGCGGAACGTAAAGCATTTTACGAATATCACGCAGCGATCATGGAACCTTGGGACGGACCTGCTTCGATTTCGTTTACAGACGGAAAGATGGTAGGTGCTACGCTTGACCGTAACGGTCTTCGTCCTTCCCGTTATTGGGTTTTGGATGATGATACAATCATCATGGCTTCCGAAGCAGGTGTTTTGGAAGTTGATCAGGCGAAAGTTGTGACAAAAGGCCGTTTGCAGCCAGGTCGTATGTTCATCGTTGATATGGAACAAGGTCGTATCATCCCTGACGAAGAAATTAAAGCACAGATTTGTTCAGCACAGCCTTATCAGGAATGGTTGAATGAAAATAAACTACGCGTTGAAGATCTTGATCAGCCAATCCGTACATACAGACAATATGAAGATTCTTCGTTGTTGAAACGTCAGATGGCTTTCGGATTTACTTCGGAAGATTTGCGGATGATCCTTGCTCCGATGGCGCAAAGTGGTTTGGAAGCAATCGGTTCTATGGGTACTGACGTTCCCCTGGCTGTTCTTTCTGAACAAAGTCAGCATATGTCGAGTTACTTCAAGCAGCTTTTTGCGCAGGTAACAAACCCTCCTATTGACTCGATTCGTGAAAGAGCGATCATGTCACTGATTTCATTCGTAGGAAGCACAGAAAATATTTTGACGGAAACGCCTCAGCATTGCCGTCAGATCGAATTGCCTCACCCGGTTTTGACCGTTACGGAATTTGATAAATTAAGATTTATTGATAAAAATCACTTCCAGGCAAAAACAATCAACATCTACTTCCGGGCAGATGAAGGCGGAAAAGCTTTGGAACGTGCTTTGGCAAGAATTTGCCGTTACGCGGTTGAAGCGATTGAAGATGGTTTTGAAATCATCATTCTTTCCGACCGTGCGATCGATTCTGATCACGCACCGATTCCTACTTTGCTTGCCACGGCGGCAATCCACCACCACTTGATCCGCGAAGGTTTGAGAGGAAAAGTTGGTTTGCTTGTTGAAGCTGGTGACGTTTGGGAAACACATCATTTTGCTACGCTGATTGGTTATGGCGCAGCAGGTGTTTGTCCTTATATGGCATTTGAAACGCTTTCTTTCATGAACCGCAAAAACATGATTGATGGTGAATTCACAGACGATAAATTATATTACAACTACATCAAAGCTGTTAACAAAGAGCTTTTGAAGATTTTCTCAAAAATGGGAATTTCAACACTTCAATCTTATCAAGGCGCTCAGATTTTCGAATGTGTTGGTATGAACAAAGATGTGGTTGACCGCTTCTTCACGGGTACCATTTCCCGCATCAGCGGTATGGGTATTGCTGAAATTGCGCGTGAAGTATTGGTTCGTCATAAAGTTGCCTACCACGAAAGTCCTAACATGACTCCGCGTCTGGAAGTTGGCGGGTTTTATCAGTGGAAACAACGCGGCGAAGCGCATATCTTTAATCCGCAAACTGTTCATTTGTTACAACACTCGACAAAAAACAACAGTTACGCTGAATTTAAGAAATATTCAAAACTGATTGATGATCAAACACATAAAGCACTAACACTTCGTGGATTGTTACGTTTCAAAAAAGGAACGCCAATTCCAATCGAAGAAGTTGAACCGGTTGAAAACATTTTCAAACGTTTCGCAACAGGTGCTATGTCATTTGGCTCGATCTCTTGGGAAGCGCATACCACGCTGGCCATTGCTATGAACCGTATTGGTGGAAAATCCAATTCAGGTGAAGGCGGAGAAGATGAACTTCGCTACAAAAATCTGGCTAATGGCGACAGCATGAATTCTCAGATCAAGCAGGTTGCTTCGGGACGTTTCGGAGTTACCAGCCATTATTTGAGCAATGCAGGTGAATTGCAAATTAAAACAGCACAAGGTGCAAAACCGGGTGAAGGTGGTCAGCTGCCGGGTCATAAAGTAGATGACTGGATCGGACGTACACGTCACTCGACTCCGGGTGTAGGACTTATTTCTCCCCCACCACACCACGATATTTATTCAATTGAAGATTTGGCTCAGCTGATTTTCGATTTGAAAAATGCAAACCGTGCGGCTCGTATCAGTGTAAAACTGGTATCCGAAGCGGGTGTTGGAACCGTTGCTGCGGGTGTGGCAAAAGCACATGCCGACCACATTCTGATCTCAGGGTATGACGGAGGAACAGGTGCTTCGCCGTTGAGTTCGATTCGCCATGCAGGGCTTCCATGGGAACTTGGTTTGGCTGAAACGCATCAGACACTGGTTAAAAATAAATTGCGCGGACGCGTTACGGTTCAGGCTGATGGTCAGCTTCGTACAGGCAAAGACCTTGCGATTGCCGCTATGCTTGGAGCGGAAGAATGGGGTGTTGCTACTGCAGCACTTGTTGCGGCAGGTTGTATTATGATGCGTAAGTGTCACTTGAATACTTGCCCGGTTGGGGTTGCTACGCAGAATAAAGAGCTTCGTGCTTTGTTCTCCGGAAAACCAGAACATGTGGTTAACATGTTTACTTTCATGGCGCAGGAACTTCGCGAGATTATGGCTCAGCTTGGTTTCCGTACGGTTAATGAAATGGTTGGGCAAGTTCAATACCTTGAACCACGCAACGATTTAAAACACTGGAAATATAAAAACCTTAATTTCGATGCGATCCTGTTTAAGGATTCAGATCTTTCGGTAGCACAATACAAACAGGAAGATCAGGATCACGGAATCAGTGAAATCATCGATCTGAAATTGATTGATGCAGCAAAAGCAGCTCTTGAAAATTCAGAAGAGGTTTACGGGGAATTCCCGATCAATAACCTGAACCGTGCGGTTGGAACGATGTTATCCAACGAAATTTCCAAAGTTCACGGCGGAACAGGACTTCCAAAAGGTAGCATCCATTTCCGTTTCCGTGGAACAGCGGGACAAAGTTTCGGTGCGTTTAATACAGCCGGAATTCGTCTGGAACTGGAAGGTGATGCGAATGATTACTTTGGAAAAGGTCTTTGTGGCGCGGAACTGATTGTTTATCCGGATCGTGATTCTAAATTCAAACCTGAGGAAAATATTATCATTGGTAACGTAGCATTCTACGGTGCTACTTCTGGTGAAGCTTATATCCGCGGTACGGCTGGTGAACGTTTCTGTGTAAGAAATTCAGGAGCGAAAGTTGTTGTTGAAGGACTTGGAGATCACGGACTTGAATACATGACGGGTGGTTTGGCCGTTATCCTTGGTTCAACAGGTAGAAACTTTGCAGCGGGTATGTCGGGAGGTGTTGCTTATGTACTTGACAGAGCAGGAGATTTCCGCGAAAAAGTGAACTTCGAGATGGTGGCAGTTGATGCGATCAATGAAGAAGATCAGCTTATTCTGCGTGATTCTCTGGAAAAACATTTCCAGTACACAACCAGTAACGTGGCGTTCCAGTTATTACAAAACTGGGAAGAATCGATTGGTTTATTTGTAAAAGTACTTCCAAATGACTTTAAGAAGGCTTTGGACGGACGCGGTATAACACTTGCCCAGCAGATTGCCGATAAAAATGTTGTGTATCAGGACATTGTTGTTGATGTAGACCATTTGTAA